The DNA window TTGAGCTGTTTTGAGTAAGTTTGTTAGAAATACTTGGTTTCACTGTACGTTTTAGAGGTAAGTCAATGTTTTACCTTTTACTTATATTTTGTGCTCAAGAGGAGCTCTAAGATTTTATAATCCAGTCTAAGCTAAGGTTTAGAAACAGACCTTGTGTAAAAGTGACTGATTATGTACTATATGTACTGGCTTCTTAATCCATGTCAGTCCTCATATACCAGATAATGGTTAAATTTGTGTATTGTACATCAACCGACTTTATAATCCCAAATGTCCTggtaaacaataaaaatgttaTGTCCCTGTAAGCCTGTGAATTGTGAGATGTTTAAAGTCTTTGTGATCTCAAAACACTAACTTAAATTTGAAGTGGGATGTATCTTATTtacactaaataaataaaaatttttggTGTTCTGTGTTGATAGGACAGTGGGAAAGTGGTGTCTCCATAAACCACTGTGGTTTCAGGTTGTCCTGTTAAACACTAtatacctgtatgtgtgtgtgtgtatgtatgtgtatatatatgtgtgtgtgtgtgttgtgtgtgtatttgggcTGTAGCTGTGCAAAGCAAataaagcgcccccccccccccctccccttttcaCATACGTGTCAAGTTCAAGACAACTTTTAATCCACATGCGGGGCCCATGTTGCATTTTTCCTCTACCACTGCCTCAAgggactttcatttcaagagactatGGGGTTGTACTCTGACggttaatagaaaaacaacattCTAAGTAggcttttcttatttttttgcatGCCTCATAATCATTGAATTCTAATCACTGTAATCTATCCACTGAACATAAGGGGTACCTTTTAAAGGCCGTAAATAATATTCCGAGGAGGAATCTCGTAGTGTGTGAGGGAAGTCCGTGCaaaattttctgtaattttTCAGAGGGGAGGAGGGTTGTGGGGGACCCCCCGCTGATTTACGTTGTAATCTTTAAGATCGATGAGGGTATTCCTAGCTTGAATGTTACCGACGGTCGAGAGGGGGATGTTTAATTCGGATATTATGTTTAAAAAGGGATCCCAGCCTTTACAATACCCGATGGCCTGGGATTTCGGCTGTGATAAAGTTTACATCAAATCCAAAATATGCAAACCTTTGATGGGTCTCTCAGAATGTCTCATTCGCCTATGTGTAGCCAACCcgtgtctataagcttcagagctcaaacgtcttggctagagatgtttataatgtgattttttgcaATTTCTCAGCATATCTGAAAATAGGTTCTTGAAAAGTAAATGTTTAAagttgattttaacaaaaaaatagaataacaacatTCTAAGTGGTGTCAGGTTaatggtgctgagtttgtgcttaaTAAAACCACATGtaacactttgggataaatgttttttagataggtaaaatattttaaaatatcaaggcatgtcagactacctCGAAAGTgcctgagaggcctcagactccagagGGCAAATACCCCCCCCTTACTGTCCACTCTctctatttaaaaaataatatgtgtgtatgtatatatacacattccACTAACACCCCCGGACTACAAAGCACTGGTTGTAAATCACTCTGGAGAAGTGCGTCTGCTAAAtactttaaatgtaaatgtaaatgtgaagtGCAGATCAAATCAGTTTGAGGAAATAAACCATTTATATGTTGCTTGTAGAACAATATTGACAGTAGAATGTTTTTCTGAATAAGAAATAACTCTAAAGGCCCAGTCAGCCCAACCCATACCCTCCCTCACCCAGAAGCCATGAGGAAACATTTTTCAAAAGAATTTCACAATGGTATCAATCCTGTTTCTCATTTTATGACTTTCTCAGGAATTAGACAAATTAAGGCACAATTGTGAAATCATTtccctgtacagtatatatagaGGCTCTTCTAATCATCTATTACTGCTTATTCTTGCAGAAGACTGTACTTCACTGTATTTTTCAGTCCAGCTTAACTGTAAGTATCCTTGTGAATATTATTGCCTTGTTTTCTGTTAGTCCACTTAATTCTATTAATTAATTTCACTTTGGCATATGATAAATATTACTTTCATAGATTGGCTCACCTTCATGCTACTTAACTGTGTGACCATGCcgcagtcagtgaaagtgtgttccctactccaagaccccagagggttaaccaatgtttcatttttatttgttttttcttaTGTATAACTCTCTGTAGTTTGTTCCAATTTCCTCCCGCCCGGTGCTGTAGAATGCATGaaaatactgatgcttttgatgaCAGCCATCCTGTTTATTCATTTTTCAGAAAAAAGATGGCCGGGATCCTCCCAAAGAGCAAAGCCAAAGGGGTTGATTTCTGTGGTGTAGATAAGAATTATTATGTAATTCGCTCTGATCTTGGCTGTTTCATGTACTCAAAAAATTTCCACCGAGGCTCTGACCTCACGATTTACAGCTTGCATCCCTCCTGTCAGGGTGGAGACCACTATCTGGCCTTTGACAATAATACATTCTACATCATCAAAGGCAACACTTATCGGCGTGTGTCTGATATGAGCAAAGATCTTGATGCTGTGGTGTATAACCTGCACCCAAACTGTCAAGGGGGTGATCACTATCTGTCTGCTAATGGTGATTTCTACATAATATTTAAGAGCAGAGGCGTGTATCACAAAACGTCCAATATGAACAATGATATTGATGCAGCTGAATACCAGCTGCATCCCAACTGCAAGGATGGCCTGTACTACTGGGGCACAAAGAGCTACTCCTACTTTCTCAAGCCAAAAGATGAGTGGGGGGTCCAGTATCACAAAACTAATAATCTTAACAAAGATACCCATGCAGACACATTCTCAATTCATCCAGATGTTCTTAACTTCCTTCCTGGAGGGCTTGgtcagacacatggtccagccTTTGGAAAATGGGATCTCATTAAGATGATTTCCAATGATTCAGAAATTCCTGTAACCTGGGAAAAGAAGATAACCCGGAAAGTGGGCTTTACCAAATCCAAGTCATCGAGTATCGAGCACAACTGGAAAGTGAATATAAGCGGCACGTATCAGGCAGGAATTCTGACTGAAGCGATTGCCAAATTGCAGTTCTCTCTATCAGCAGAATATGGAGGAGTCAGTGTCAACACAGAAAGTGAAAACTGGGAAGAAGCAACTGAGGTGGCAGAGACCATGACCCTGACTCTGCAGCCCAACTCTAAAATGTACGTGTGGCAGTACAAGCTTGGCCTTGGCAAGGAAGATGTCCTCTTCTGCCGTGACATGGTATTTGATGACGATCCTAACCCCCCTTCCATCATTCCACTTCCACCTGCTAACGAGTAGTGTGTTGGTGATTCTATGGATGAGATGTGTTTTGTTGGCTAGGCATGTTATATTTTACATGGGCTTGAATCAACAGCAAATATGATTATGTAATAGGAATGCTTTTGGGTACTACATCTTGTTTTTACCTGTTTGTctattttcttattttaatttaggAAGTTacaatacaacaaagaaaaacaataatctTAACAAGAACTAAATCAACCTGTAtaacaatatactgatttttaaACCAGATCATATGCCAGATTTGATAAATCCAAACATACTGTATAAGATCTATGTACTCAAATGTGATTCTTCCATGTCAATAAAATTTGATTttgtataaacatttaaaataatttcaaatgaataaataatagaCATAAGGACTCGTTTGTTGTAAAATATGCAATTTCAGGTCCTCCACTTTGCTGAATTCTATGCAGTGTTTTGTAGACATgtggatgaataaataaaaaaagtttttaaatgattctgAAACTATTCTGTGTATCTAAGGAAGATAATAGGCACAGCCAGAGGTTAAGTATGTGTTTTAACTTCATGACTACAATGCATGACTCCATTATTTAATTCACATCAGCATGTGACTCCAAGTTACTCAAACTAAGAAGAATTTAGATATTGGAAGTATCAATCCCAAGGTTCAGTTATGCCTTTAATCTAAAACAGCTTCCTTACTGAGTGTTCAGTAGAAAGTATGTTTTTATAGACCCTGCTTACTGAACAGCTTTCCCATTAGCTCAGAGGTTTCTATAGACATGCAAGCCCAGCCTTTCCTATTTACGCATCAGAGGCTTTTATTTATAAGTATTATCTTTTAATCTAAAACAGCTTCCTTACTGAGCGTTCAGTAGAAAGTATGTTTTTATAGACCCTGCTTACTGAACAGCTTTCCCATTAGCTCAGAGGTTTCTATAGACATGCAAGCCCAGCCTTTCCTATTTACGCATCAGAGGCTTTTATTTATAAGTATTATCTTTTAATCTAAAACAGCTTCCTTACTGAGCGTTCAGTAGAAAGTATGTTTTTATAGACCCTGCTTACTGAACAGCTTTCCCATTAGCTCAGAGGTTTCTATAGACATGCAAGCCCAGCCTTTCCTATTTACGCATCAGAGGCTTTTATTTATAAGTATTATCTTTTAATCTAAAACAGCTTCCTTACTGAGCGTTCAGTAGAAAGTATGTTTTTATAGACCCTGCTTACTGAACAGCTTTCCCATTAGCTCAGAGGTTTCTATAGACATGCCAGCCCAGCCTTTCCTATTTACACATCAGAGGCTTTTATTTATAAGTATTATCATTTTCTGCTTGCTAGTCACATTTCACATGGATATTTCTTCTTCCTTTATTTCCTTTATTTCTTTTGTCATTACTGTTAAGTCTCGACCATTTTACGTCTTATTTTCCACATTTTAATGTTAACACAAATAAGTATCGATGCAAATTCATGTAATTTTTTGGGTACTGTTATGCCTCGCAGCTTGGACgggcaaacaggcaggcaggaagcggggaaggatgaggcaggtagGCAGAATACGGGCAAACAAGGGTTTATTAGGGCTGATGGGGGTATACAGCGAcgtactaacatcaatgacggacacccaACTGAGAGGGCGAaataacagggaacagctgggcacaatcggggaagcacacgtggatgatgagagggcgtggcacacacgaggagggggcgtggcacacacgaggactggacgcgcaggtcatgacaggtaCACTGAAATTCTGAGCATATCTGAGCCGAGGTAGATCATGGTGGACGTCTTCTCGCTTTCTGCTTCGTGTTGTAAAGAACTGTCTCTGATGCGAGAGTTAAAATGTTAAGTTCTGAGCACAATGATATACATACATAATATGTACATATTCATTCCATGGCTGTTTAAAAATGAACTGCTCTGATAAAAATAACACTATTATAAGTGTTTTTCTAATTTTGTAGAGAGAAAAACCATTAGATCTATATCTATCTTTAGATTAAAAAgcacacatacagtatacatATCTTATATGTATGCCATGAAAATGTATTTGCCCCTTCCTGATTtctgttcttttttttgttgcataatTCATACTGTATTGAgtcccccatccatccatccatcatcttctgcTTATccagggtcgggtcgcggggccagcagtctcagcagggaagcccagacttctctctccccggccacttcatccagctcctctggggggatcccgagacgttcccaggccagccgggagacatagtctctccagcgggtcctgggtcttccccggggtctcctcccagtaggacatgcccggaacacctccccagggaggcgtcccggaggcatccgaatcagatgcccgagctacctcatctggctcctctcgatgcggaggagcagcgactctactctgagtccctcccgaatgaatgaactcctcaccctatctctaagggagagcccagccaccctgcgaaggaaactcatttcggccgcttgcacccgcaatctcattctttcggtcactacccaaagctcatgaccataggtgagggtaggaacgtagatcgactggtaaatcgagagcttcgccttttggctcagctctctcttcaccatgacagaccgatgcagcgcccgcatgactgctgacgccgcaccgatccgcctgtcgatctcccgctccattgttcccccactcgtgaacaagatcccgagatacttaaactcctccacttgggggaagaccccatccccaacccggagagagcattctacccttttccggctgagaaccatggtctcggatttggaggtgctgattctcatcccagccgcttcgcactcggctgcgaactgctccagtgagagctgaaggtcacggtctgatgaagccaacagaaccacatcatctgcaaaaagcagagacctaatcctgaggtcaccgaaccggacaccctcaacgccctggctgcacctaaaaattctgtccattaaagctataaACAGAATCggagacaaagggcagccctgacggagtccaaccctcactggaaacaagtccgacttattgccgcccatgcggaccaggctctggcaccggtcatacagggaccgaaccgcccttaaaagggggcccggtaccccatactcccggagcactccccacaggactccccgagggacacggtcgaatgccctctccaagtccacaaaacacatgtagactggtcgggcaaactcccatgaaccctccaaaaccctgctgagagtatagagctggtccactgttccacggccagggcgaaaaccacacggCTCCTCCtcaatccgaggttcgacaatccggcggaccttcctctccaggacccccgaatagaccttaccagggaagctgaggagtgtgatccccctatagttggagcacaccctccggtcccctttcttaaagagggggaccaccaccccagtctgccaatccagaggcactgcccctgatgtccacgcgatgccgcagatgcgtgtcagccaggacagccccacagcatccagagccttgaggaactccgggcgaatttCATCCACCCCGGGGCccagccaccgaggagctttttgaccacctctgTGACCtcagaaataggcgagtccacccctgagtccccacactctgcttccatatcggaagtattccttccaccgactcaAAACTGAGGTTAGCTGCGCACCATCc is part of the Brienomyrus brachyistius isolate T26 unplaced genomic scaffold, BBRACH_0.4 scaffold33, whole genome shotgun sequence genome and encodes:
- the LOC125721481 gene encoding uncharacterized protein LOC125721481; translation: MAGILPKSKAKGVDFCGVDKNYYVIRSDLGCFMYSKNFHRGSDLTIYSLHPSCQGGDHYLAFDNNTFYIIKGNTYRRVSDMSKDLDAVVYNLHPNCQGGDHYLSANGDFYIIFKSRGVYHKTSNMNNDIDAAEYQLHPNCKDGLYYWGTKSYSYFLKPKDEWGVQYHKTNNLNKDTHADTFSIHPDVLNFLPGGLGQTHGPAFGKWDLIKMISNDSEIPVTWEKKITRKVGFTKSKSSSIEHNWKVNISGTYQAGILTEAIAKLQFSLSAEYGGVSVNTESENWEEATEVAETMTLTLQPNSKMYVWQYKLGLGKEDVLFCRDMVFDDDPNPPSIIPLPPANE